In Candidatus Desulforudis audaxviator MP104C, a genomic segment contains:
- a CDS encoding spore germination protein has protein sequence MSFLKTLNRLLVFREPEMPQYEFEAGREDQRSTGKRGPSQAGKQVGGAPGDNTAFEKKQAESRRLNAILKENRPLSTSLDENERLLKEIFREPDNKDIVFRPFSIGTQKPRRALLVFFDGLVDTNRQNLSILQPLMLFADLRPDREPVSENGPGTAGKEAREGLAKRISEALLPGNEVSPVGTVREVVEDVLSANTALLVDGLDTALLIETKAWATRGVGTPQVEAVIRGPQEAFTEQIRMNVTLVRKTLRRSSLVTEFLPVGRMSPRQCAVMYLDDIANPALVAEVKRRLKSIEADYVNETGILEQFIEDTPGAPAPQTLATERPDRVAAGLVEGRVAILVDGNPWALIVPTTFFSLMQAAEDAYDRWPFGTYTRFVRYLGLGLALLLPGSYVALVTYHHEFLPTELLLAFTGAREPVPFPSLVEVLLMEGAFELIREAGVRIPGAVGTTLGIVGALILGQAAVAANIVSPILIIIVALTALGSFTIPNFPFSNTVRMYRFVYIALGAVLGLFGILIGLFVHLALTARLTSFGVPFLAPLTPVTRGAPDYLWRGPVWEQEQRPDYLDPLRRRRQPRISRGWTRRRQKDDGRPGGR, from the coding sequence GTGTCTTTCCTGAAAACGTTAAACCGGCTGCTCGTTTTCCGCGAGCCCGAAATGCCCCAGTACGAGTTTGAAGCCGGGCGTGAGGACCAGCGCTCGACAGGGAAACGGGGGCCGTCCCAAGCAGGGAAGCAGGTCGGCGGTGCCCCCGGGGATAACACTGCTTTCGAGAAGAAGCAGGCCGAAAGCAGGCGTTTGAACGCCATCCTGAAGGAAAACAGGCCGCTTTCCACCAGCCTGGATGAGAACGAGCGCCTGCTCAAAGAGATTTTCCGCGAACCCGACAACAAGGACATCGTGTTCCGGCCCTTCTCCATCGGCACCCAAAAGCCCCGGCGGGCGCTGCTGGTCTTCTTCGACGGACTGGTCGACACCAACCGGCAAAACCTGTCCATCCTGCAGCCCCTGATGCTCTTCGCAGACTTACGCCCGGACCGGGAACCGGTGTCGGAGAATGGACCCGGGACGGCCGGCAAAGAGGCGCGGGAAGGGCTGGCCAAAAGAATCAGCGAAGCGCTTCTGCCCGGGAACGAAGTCAGTCCGGTGGGCACCGTCCGGGAGGTGGTGGAGGACGTCTTAAGCGCCAACACCGCCCTCCTGGTCGACGGGCTGGACACCGCCCTCCTGATCGAGACCAAGGCCTGGGCCACCCGGGGGGTGGGCACGCCACAGGTGGAGGCCGTGATCCGGGGGCCCCAGGAGGCGTTCACCGAACAGATCCGGATGAACGTGACCCTGGTCCGGAAAACCCTGCGGCGTTCGAGCCTGGTGACCGAGTTCCTCCCGGTGGGCCGGATGAGCCCGCGGCAGTGCGCGGTGATGTACCTGGACGACATCGCCAACCCCGCCCTGGTGGCCGAGGTGAAACGCCGCCTGAAGTCCATCGAGGCCGACTACGTCAACGAAACCGGGATTCTGGAACAGTTCATCGAGGATACGCCCGGCGCCCCGGCGCCGCAGACCCTGGCCACCGAACGTCCCGACCGGGTGGCCGCCGGCCTGGTGGAGGGCCGGGTGGCCATCTTGGTGGACGGCAACCCCTGGGCGCTGATCGTTCCCACCACCTTCTTCTCTCTGATGCAGGCGGCCGAGGACGCCTACGACCGGTGGCCGTTTGGGACCTACACGCGTTTCGTCCGCTACCTCGGCCTGGGGCTGGCCCTCCTGCTGCCCGGGAGCTACGTGGCGCTGGTTACCTACCACCACGAGTTCCTTCCCACCGAGCTTCTGTTGGCCTTCACCGGCGCGCGGGAGCCGGTGCCCTTCCCGTCGCTGGTGGAAGTATTGCTGATGGAGGGGGCGTTCGAACTGATCCGGGAGGCCGGTGTGCGCATCCCGGGCGCGGTGGGCACGACCCTGGGAATCGTCGGCGCCCTGATTCTGGGCCAGGCGGCGGTGGCCGCCAATATCGTCAGCCCCATCCTGATCATCATCGTCGCCCTCACCGCGCTCGGCTCGTTCACCATCCCGAACTTTCCGTTCTCCAACACCGTCCGGATGTATCGTTTCGTCTACATCGCCCTGGGTGCGGTGCTCGGCCTGTTCGGGATCCTGATCGGGCTCTTCGTGCACCTGGCGCTGACGGCGCGCCTGACCTCCTTCGGGGTGCCCTTCTTGGCCCCGTTGACCCCCGTGACCCGCGGCGCGCCCGACTACCTCTGGCGGGGTCCGGTCTGGGAACAGGAACAGCGCCCGGATTACCTCGACCCGCTGCGCCGGCGTCGGCAGCCGCGCATCAGCCGGGGCTGGACGCGTCGCCGGCAAAAGGATGACGGCCGGCCCGGCGGCCGGTGA
- a CDS encoding GerAB/ArcD/ProY family transporter — MSSGSPRVGFGEAVALLVVFLSMKVLISHLALIFPLGLSASWMIPLMHLPVGLVGAAILVWLLNQFPGRTIVEIGEELVGPVVNGFFTLFYYVFFVIFTALILRQFAEFMLIGFLPATPISIVVLAFAAGATVIVFLGLETLARTARVLFYLLGFSFVLLLLLTSNVWNRHGIFPLWGPGALDLSWAAFSTLGVGVEIFLLTLLAPYLPRGRMLAIGLVSVLAAAVAVAVVILVSLLVFTYPVVREPVLPMYELARAVQWGRFFVRMETLFLPLWIFSALTGLAAALYICTAVAARALRLPYHRPLILPTVVLILAGAFAPPNFPTAVELGFAVTARWSFIPLGAIISVLVVAAWLRKRRQRK; from the coding sequence ATGTCTAGCGGTTCGCCGCGGGTGGGCTTCGGCGAGGCCGTGGCGCTCCTCGTTGTTTTCCTCAGCATGAAGGTTCTGATCTCGCACCTGGCCCTGATCTTTCCGCTTGGGCTTTCGGCCTCCTGGATGATCCCTCTGATGCACCTGCCGGTGGGCCTGGTGGGCGCCGCGATTCTGGTGTGGCTGTTGAACCAGTTTCCCGGTCGGACCATCGTGGAGATCGGCGAGGAACTGGTGGGCCCGGTGGTCAACGGCTTCTTTACCCTTTTCTACTACGTTTTTTTCGTCATCTTCACCGCCCTGATCCTGCGCCAGTTCGCCGAGTTTATGCTGATCGGTTTCCTCCCGGCGACGCCGATCAGCATCGTGGTGCTGGCCTTTGCCGCCGGCGCAACCGTAATCGTATTCCTGGGGCTGGAGACCCTGGCCCGGACAGCCCGGGTGCTGTTCTACCTCTTGGGGTTCAGTTTCGTGCTCCTGCTCCTTTTGACCTCGAACGTGTGGAACCGGCACGGGATCTTCCCGCTCTGGGGTCCGGGGGCGCTGGATTTGTCCTGGGCCGCTTTTTCCACCCTGGGCGTGGGGGTAGAGATCTTTCTTTTGACCCTGTTGGCGCCGTACCTGCCGCGGGGCCGGATGCTCGCCATCGGCCTGGTTTCGGTGCTGGCGGCGGCCGTGGCCGTGGCGGTGGTGATTTTGGTGTCCCTGCTGGTGTTCACCTACCCGGTGGTCCGCGAACCGGTGCTGCCGATGTATGAACTGGCGCGCGCCGTACAGTGGGGGCGGTTCTTCGTGCGGATGGAGACCCTGTTTCTCCCGCTCTGGATCTTCTCGGCCCTGACCGGGCTCGCGGCGGCCCTGTATATTTGCACCGCCGTGGCCGCCCGGGCCCTGAGGCTGCCCTACCACCGACCGCTCATCCTGCCCACCGTGGTGCTCATCCTGGCCGGAGCCTTCGCTCCGCCCAACTTCCCCACCGCGGTGGAACTGGGCTTTGCCGTCACCGCCCGCTGGTCGTTCATCCCCCTGGGGGCGATCATCAGCGTCCTGGTGGTGGCGGCGTGGCTGCGCAAACGGCGGCAACGGAAGTAA
- a CDS encoding DUF6789 family protein, with protein MRDSIVLGAVAGTIGLVVMLAINLILFITEIAGLSILHQAARGVLPPGSPLGTAPALGLGLLVTLLLAIILGVLAVYIVSATGRDYAWFKGLVYGAAIWVLVYGLLGPLFIPVQVLRPDLPTSVSVLLGHLAYGLVAFLVAAQYRTASRERV; from the coding sequence ATGCGGGACAGTATCGTCCTCGGTGCGGTCGCCGGCACCATCGGGCTCGTGGTGATGCTGGCCATCAACCTGATCCTGTTCATAACCGAAATCGCGGGCCTGTCGATTCTGCACCAGGCGGCGCGGGGCGTGCTTCCCCCGGGGAGCCCGCTGGGAACGGCGCCGGCGCTGGGTCTGGGACTGCTGGTCACGCTGCTGCTGGCCATCATTCTCGGGGTGCTGGCCGTGTACATCGTGAGCGCCACCGGCCGCGACTACGCCTGGTTCAAGGGGCTTGTGTACGGCGCCGCCATCTGGGTGCTGGTGTACGGCCTGCTGGGGCCGCTTTTTATCCCGGTGCAGGTCCTGCGGCCGGACCTTCCGACCAGCGTGAGCGTATTGTTAGGTCACCTGGCCTACGGGCTGGTCGCCTTCCTGGTCGCGGCCCAGTACCGGACAGCGTCGCGGGAACGGGTGTGA
- a CDS encoding hydrogenase small subunit: MRVKRHPVQTGSGRDDAGHGEGGGGPPPPSGTGTAAGSRPRARSTRAPEPPAADTERLEKHPLVWLETNTCHGNILSLMNGQHPDFEAIMRELLDVYWTNTLMGAKGHQAIEVLEKVMVERPGDYILVVEGTVPTAAGGRYAHIGLRGNGEPWTAWDAVVELAAAAKHVVAVGSCAAWGLPFGAHPNPTGSKPVSAVVDRTVINVPGCPAHPDWILGTLAHLIWYGVPELDAMNRPVVFYGETIHNLCQRRHYFESGIFAGEIGEPWCLYKIGCKGPVTYADCPSRQWCGEHMNWPVGANTPCIGCTSPEFLEHTAPFFEHLPDVRLPGVRVTADRVGAATGLAAALGIGLHLTGKLLTGRLQKEWGKGLRKAGKALRRKRK; encoded by the coding sequence GTGAGGGTAAAGCGGCACCCGGTGCAGACCGGGAGCGGTCGGGATGATGCCGGCCACGGCGAGGGTGGCGGCGGGCCGCCACCACCCTCCGGCACAGGCACCGCGGCCGGAAGCCGGCCCCGGGCTAGGAGCACCCGTGCGCCCGAGCCTCCGGCCGCCGATACCGAACGCCTGGAGAAACACCCCCTGGTCTGGCTGGAGACTAACACCTGCCACGGGAACATCCTGTCCCTGATGAACGGCCAGCATCCGGATTTCGAGGCGATTATGCGGGAACTGCTGGATGTCTACTGGACCAACACCCTGATGGGGGCCAAGGGGCATCAGGCCATCGAAGTCCTGGAAAAGGTCATGGTCGAGCGCCCGGGCGATTACATCCTGGTTGTGGAGGGCACGGTGCCGACCGCGGCCGGGGGCCGGTACGCCCATATCGGTCTCCGCGGGAACGGAGAGCCCTGGACGGCGTGGGACGCAGTCGTGGAACTGGCCGCTGCAGCCAAGCACGTGGTCGCCGTCGGCTCTTGCGCCGCCTGGGGGCTGCCCTTCGGGGCTCACCCCAACCCAACCGGCAGCAAACCAGTGTCGGCCGTTGTGGACCGGACGGTAATCAACGTCCCCGGTTGCCCGGCGCATCCCGATTGGATCCTTGGCACGCTGGCCCACCTGATCTGGTACGGTGTGCCCGAGCTTGACGCCATGAACCGGCCGGTGGTGTTCTACGGCGAGACGATCCACAACCTGTGCCAGCGGCGGCACTACTTTGAGAGCGGCATTTTCGCCGGCGAAATCGGCGAGCCCTGGTGCCTGTACAAGATTGGCTGCAAGGGGCCGGTGACTTATGCCGACTGCCCCAGCCGCCAATGGTGCGGGGAGCACATGAACTGGCCGGTGGGCGCCAACACGCCCTGCATCGGCTGCACCAGCCCGGAGTTTCTGGAACATACTGCGCCCTTCTTTGAGCACCTGCCGGACGTGCGGTTGCCGGGGGTGCGGGTGACCGCCGACCGGGTCGGGGCGGCCACCGGGCTGGCCGCCGCCCTGGGGATCGGCCTGCACCTGACCGGAAAACTGCTCACCGGCCGGCTGCAGAAAGAGTGGGGAAAGGGTCTCAGAAAAGCGGGGAAAGCCTTACGCCGGAAGCGGAAATAA
- a CDS encoding nickel-dependent hydrogenase large subunit, with amino-acid sequence MAENTEKGQKIVINPTTRTLGASQVEVRVEAGRVIHARCGATVFRGFELILRDRDPRDAAYITQRICGICPTAHAIAASFAVEDLAGVRPPHNGNLLRNLIFAGDMLQNHIRHFYLFAVPDYVRGPECRPLVPPPTTDYRLPRAKNERLVDSYFQAIDVSRKAYEISALLGGKAPHPHGIIPGGSSVPVTAITVLNLLSIVKSIQKFVEERMLPDVYTLAEHYPDYFEIGVRGADFLNFGLFPLDPEASGHHFPGAAVIDGRMEAVDSGEISEHLRYTHFEGEQLAHPARGETRPNPDKPGGYSWCKAPRYRGRALEGGPLAQLWVRGDYRRGVSVMDRLIARALISREVAGLMRKWLTALRPGQPVFNRYQVPESGTGVGLTGAMRGGLGHWLEVEGGRIKHYQIVTPTAWNYSPHDDQGGPGPVEEALIGTPVADAKEPVEIGRVLHSFDPCMSCVAHVIVLDEPVPDRILVF; translated from the coding sequence ATGGCGGAAAACACGGAAAAAGGGCAAAAGATCGTTATCAACCCCACCACCCGTACCTTGGGAGCCAGTCAGGTCGAGGTGCGGGTCGAAGCGGGGCGGGTGATCCACGCCCGTTGCGGTGCCACCGTCTTCCGGGGTTTCGAATTGATTCTTCGGGACCGGGACCCGCGGGATGCGGCCTACATCACTCAGCGCATCTGCGGTATCTGCCCGACAGCGCATGCCATCGCCGCCTCCTTTGCGGTTGAGGACCTGGCGGGGGTACGGCCCCCGCACAACGGCAACCTGCTGCGAAACCTCATCTTCGCGGGCGACATGCTCCAGAACCATATCCGGCACTTCTATCTGTTTGCCGTCCCGGACTACGTCCGGGGGCCGGAGTGCCGGCCCCTGGTTCCCCCGCCGACCACCGACTATCGCCTGCCCCGGGCGAAAAACGAGCGCCTGGTCGACAGTTACTTTCAGGCCATCGACGTGAGCCGGAAGGCGTACGAGATAAGCGCCCTGTTAGGCGGTAAGGCTCCTCACCCGCACGGTATCATCCCGGGAGGCTCAAGCGTCCCGGTGACCGCCATCACCGTTTTGAACCTGCTCTCGATTGTAAAATCCATCCAAAAATTCGTCGAGGAGCGGATGCTGCCGGACGTGTACACCCTGGCCGAGCACTATCCCGATTATTTTGAGATTGGCGTACGGGGAGCCGATTTTCTGAACTTCGGGCTGTTTCCGCTGGACCCGGAGGCTTCCGGCCACCATTTCCCAGGGGCGGCCGTGATCGACGGCCGCATGGAGGCGGTTGACTCCGGGGAGATCAGCGAACACCTGCGCTACACCCACTTCGAGGGCGAGCAACTCGCCCACCCGGCCCGGGGTGAAACCCGGCCCAACCCCGACAAACCGGGAGGCTACTCCTGGTGCAAGGCACCCCGCTACCGCGGCCGGGCACTGGAAGGCGGGCCGCTGGCCCAACTGTGGGTACGGGGCGACTACCGCCGGGGCGTTTCGGTGATGGACCGCCTGATCGCCCGGGCCCTGATCTCCCGCGAGGTGGCCGGACTGATGCGGAAATGGCTGACCGCGCTCCGCCCGGGCCAACCGGTGTTCAATCGTTACCAGGTTCCCGAATCCGGCACCGGGGTGGGACTGACCGGGGCCATGCGCGGGGGGCTGGGACATTGGCTCGAGGTGGAGGGAGGCCGCATCAAGCATTACCAGATCGTTACCCCCACGGCTTGGAACTATTCGCCCCATGACGATCAGGGAGGTCCGGGTCCGGTGGAGGAAGCCCTCATAGGCACCCCGGTGGCCGACGCGAAAGAGCCGGTGGAGATCGGGCGCGTGCTCCATTCCTTCGATCCCTGCATGTCCTGCGTGGCCCACGTGATTGTCCTCGACGAACCGGTGCCCGACCGCATCCTCGTTTTCTAG
- a CDS encoding cytochrome b/b6 domain-containing protein encodes MGKLRHPLPVRLFHWLLVPTLALEVATGFYLTNPSQWWGFRNMRSAKKIHFTAAYLLTALFTAYLYGRDKTEIVPERKDLGPRLKKFVAYEFFLTPKKPKFPKYNPGQKFLYTLWLVLIPYTLLLGWFLYFPRFFAPWIRLFGGLNSVRRMIYLSGVLLTASIAGHVYFGLTSSTAFLKSIFTGRT; translated from the coding sequence ATGGGTAAACTTAGGCATCCGCTGCCGGTGCGGCTGTTTCACTGGCTGCTGGTGCCCACGCTGGCCCTGGAGGTGGCAACCGGCTTTTACCTGACTAACCCGTCGCAGTGGTGGGGCTTCCGCAACATGCGTTCAGCCAAGAAGATCCATTTCACAGCCGCCTACCTGCTGACGGCGCTTTTCACCGCCTATCTCTACGGGCGGGACAAGACCGAGATCGTGCCGGAGCGAAAGGACCTCGGGCCCCGGCTGAAGAAATTCGTGGCCTACGAGTTCTTCCTGACCCCCAAGAAACCAAAGTTTCCCAAGTACAACCCGGGCCAAAAGTTCCTGTACACCCTCTGGCTGGTGCTGATCCCCTACACCCTACTCCTGGGCTGGTTCCTGTACTTCCCCCGGTTCTTTGCCCCGTGGATCCGTCTGTTCGGCGGCCTCAACAGCGTCCGCCGGATGATTTACCTGTCCGGCGTCCTGCTCACCGCCTCCATCGCCGGGCACGTGTACTTCGGCCTGACCAGCAGCACGGCCTTCCTTAAATCCATCTTCACCGGGCGCACCTGA
- a CDS encoding YkgJ family cysteine cluster protein, whose product MRRIRGKTGYDVAVRDPAATVEDYLAALDRAILELPLDRGRAPGRRSCAGCDRCCAERLPLTWIDYLNLKAAVDPEAGLADFLAAHAHVLVDGPVVDIILAGGGGGCCLLDPENRTCRAYHARPLVCRTFICCPSTIRARRLRAVLTNRGEDELVRQWLLDARRRGKPPLIHEGYAPRPRMGDWPPTPFAGCSSYREVPLKAVCPPGLWSALTAGSTVAH is encoded by the coding sequence ATGCGGAGAATCAGGGGCAAGACCGGGTACGACGTGGCCGTCCGGGACCCGGCGGCGACGGTGGAGGACTACCTCGCAGCGCTCGACCGGGCGATCCTGGAACTGCCCTTGGACCGGGGCCGCGCGCCCGGGCGCAGGTCCTGCGCGGGCTGCGACCGCTGCTGCGCCGAGCGACTGCCGCTGACCTGGATCGACTACCTGAACCTTAAAGCCGCCGTTGACCCCGAAGCCGGGCTGGCGGATTTCTTGGCCGCCCACGCGCACGTGCTGGTGGACGGACCGGTCGTGGACATCATCCTGGCCGGCGGCGGTGGCGGTTGCTGTCTCCTCGACCCGGAGAACCGAACCTGCCGAGCTTACCACGCCCGGCCCCTGGTGTGCCGGACCTTCATCTGCTGCCCCTCCACCATCCGTGCCCGCCGCCTGCGGGCCGTCCTGACCAACCGCGGCGAGGACGAACTGGTGCGGCAGTGGCTGCTGGACGCCCGCCGCCGGGGCAAACCCCCGCTGATCCACGAAGGCTACGCCCCCCGGCCCCGGATGGGGGACTGGCCTCCCACCCCGTTCGCCGGGTGTTCTTCCTACCGTGAGGTGCCCCTGAAGGCGGTCTGCCCGCCGGGTCTGTGGAGCGCGCTTACAGCCGGTTCAACTGTCGCGCATTAA
- a CDS encoding deoxycytidylate deaminase, with product MRPTWDEIFMEQAHLMARRSTCLRRHVGAVLVRDNRAIASGYNGPPSGLPHCDERGGCLREQLGVPSGHRQEICRALHAEQNVILQLAITGLNGRDATLYVTHFPCFTCAKLLVQLGVRRIIYQLGYPDQFSADLLDEAGIQLFLMRDS from the coding sequence GTGCGACCAACCTGGGACGAGATTTTCATGGAGCAGGCGCACCTGATGGCCCGCCGCTCCACCTGCCTGCGCCGGCATGTTGGCGCCGTGCTGGTCCGCGACAACCGGGCCATCGCCAGCGGTTACAACGGCCCGCCTTCCGGGCTGCCGCACTGCGACGAGCGCGGCGGCTGCCTGCGGGAGCAACTGGGGGTGCCGAGCGGGCACCGCCAGGAAATCTGCCGGGCCCTGCACGCCGAGCAGAACGTGATCCTACAGTTGGCCATCACCGGCCTGAACGGGCGCGACGCCACCCTATACGTCACTCACTTCCCCTGCTTTACCTGCGCCAAACTTCTGGTGCAGCTCGGGGTCCGCCGGATTATCTACCAACTCGGGTATCCCGACCAGTTTTCGGCCGACCTTCTGGACGAAGCCGGGATCCAGCTGTTCTTAATGCGCGACAGTTGA
- a CDS encoding nitroreductase family protein, with amino-acid sequence MLLDLIRRTRSYRRFDQRFPVGRETLLELVNLARLGASAANLQPLRYLLSYTPERNAAVFPHLAWAAYLKDWPGPAEGERPAAYVIILGDTRLTKNFWCDHGIAAQNILLGATERGLGGCIIGAIKKDELRAALNIPRYYEILLVLALGKPVEQVVLENLGPEGDVRYWRDAAGVHHVPKRSLEQIILE; translated from the coding sequence ATGCTTCTTGACCTGATTAGGCGCACCCGCAGCTACCGGCGCTTCGACCAGCGGTTTCCGGTCGGCCGTGAGACCCTGCTGGAGCTGGTCAACCTGGCACGTCTCGGGGCCTCGGCCGCCAACCTGCAGCCGCTGCGGTACCTTTTGTCCTACACCCCAGAGCGAAACGCCGCCGTCTTCCCGCACCTGGCCTGGGCGGCCTACCTCAAGGACTGGCCCGGCCCGGCCGAAGGGGAGCGGCCGGCCGCGTACGTGATCATCCTGGGTGACACCCGCCTGACCAAGAACTTCTGGTGCGACCACGGCATCGCCGCCCAGAACATCCTGCTCGGGGCCACCGAACGAGGCCTGGGCGGGTGCATAATCGGCGCGATCAAGAAAGACGAACTCCGGGCGGCTCTCAACATCCCCAGGTACTACGAAATCCTGCTGGTGCTCGCTCTCGGCAAACCGGTGGAGCAGGTGGTCCTGGAGAACCTGGGACCCGAAGGGGATGTCCGGTATTGGCGCGATGCGGCGGGCGTGCACCACGTGCCGAAGCGGTCCCTGGAACAGATCATCCTGGAATGA
- a CDS encoding universal stress protein: MFKKVLVATDSSENAQTAVEYASKLLKYHPEAQVVLLNVYKIPNIREYDAHVSIENTLRRRSQDILDKAAGVFDTQDISVEKVSLPGDPGQVIAEYARENGFDHIIIGATGQSQLGALLFGSVARKVTQLARCPVIVIR; the protein is encoded by the coding sequence GTGTTCAAGAAGGTGCTCGTGGCCACCGACAGTTCGGAAAACGCCCAGACCGCGGTCGAGTACGCGAGTAAACTCCTGAAGTATCACCCCGAAGCCCAGGTGGTCCTGCTGAACGTGTACAAGATTCCGAACATCCGGGAGTATGACGCGCACGTGAGTATCGAAAACACCCTCCGCCGGCGGTCCCAGGACATCCTGGACAAGGCGGCCGGGGTTTTTGACACCCAGGATATTTCGGTGGAGAAGGTTTCCCTGCCGGGAGATCCCGGGCAGGTGATTGCCGAGTACGCCCGCGAGAACGGTTTTGACCACATTATTATCGGGGCCACCGGCCAGAGTCAACTGGGCGCCCTACTGTTCGGCAGCGTCGCCCGCAAGGTGACCCAACTGGCCCGCTGCCCCGTGATCGTTATCCGTTAG